From one Brachypodium distachyon strain Bd21 chromosome 4, Brachypodium_distachyon_v3.0, whole genome shotgun sequence genomic stretch:
- the LOC100837429 gene encoding uncharacterized protein LOC100837429 isoform X1 has translation MDSSSPRAPRSTFPATGHAPTSLTKPAEDEAAAHMALDLVKEKEHHPVRAEPLEIMPFRFSSSQVEASKDVEEKTLDRTTVMMTSRSTEGIRDQALGEYGGQPLLMEEVRRCNRGNGRGSVCRAIAHPGYVLCLRHVEARRNSYNKLQLKRKQQASEAAGDLKDKHTAAGPPNHLSSQIVLLPSGFKCRKFYLDTHVPTQ, from the exons ATGGACTCGTCCTCCCCTCGTGCGCCCCGGTCAACCTTCCCAGCCACCGGGCACGCTCCAACCAGCCTCACAAAGCCTGCTGAAGACGAAGCAGCAGCGCATATGGCGCTCGATCTGGTCAAGGAGAAGGAACACCATCCCGTCCGAGCCGAACCTCTCGAGATCATGCCTTTCCGTTTCAGTTCATCCCAGGTCGAG GCGAGCAAGGACGTGGAGGAAAAAACTTTGGACAGAACTACGGTGATGATGACCTCCAGATCAACAGAGGGGATCCG CGATCAAGCACTAGGGGAGTACGGTGGCCAGCCGCTGTTGATGGAAGAAGTGCGGCGGTGTAACCGTGGCAATGGCCGTGGCAGCGTGTGCAGAGCGATCGCACACCCCGGCTACGTCTTGTGCTTGAGGCACGTCGAGGCCCGTCGCAATAGCTACAACAAGTTGCAGTTAAAGAGGAAGCAGCAAGCCTCGGAGGCTGCAGGAGATCTGAAGGACAAGCATACAGCAGCTGGTCCACCTAATCATCTTTCATCTCAgatagtactccttccgtccggTTTTAAGTGTCGCAAATTTTatctagatacgcatgtaccTACACAATAA
- the LOC100837429 gene encoding uncharacterized protein LOC100837429 isoform X2, with product MDSSSPRAPRSTFPATGHAPTSLTKPAEDEAAAHMALDLVKEKEHHPVRAEPLEIMPFRFSSSQASKDVEEKTLDRTTVMMTSRSTEGIRDQALGEYGGQPLLMEEVRRCNRGNGRGSVCRAIAHPGYVLCLRHVEARRNSYNKLQLKRKQQASEAAGDLKDKHTAAGPPNHLSSQIVLLPSGFKCRKFYLDTHVPTQ from the exons ATGGACTCGTCCTCCCCTCGTGCGCCCCGGTCAACCTTCCCAGCCACCGGGCACGCTCCAACCAGCCTCACAAAGCCTGCTGAAGACGAAGCAGCAGCGCATATGGCGCTCGATCTGGTCAAGGAGAAGGAACACCATCCCGTCCGAGCCGAACCTCTCGAGATCATGCCTTTCCGTTTCAGTTCATCCCAG GCGAGCAAGGACGTGGAGGAAAAAACTTTGGACAGAACTACGGTGATGATGACCTCCAGATCAACAGAGGGGATCCG CGATCAAGCACTAGGGGAGTACGGTGGCCAGCCGCTGTTGATGGAAGAAGTGCGGCGGTGTAACCGTGGCAATGGCCGTGGCAGCGTGTGCAGAGCGATCGCACACCCCGGCTACGTCTTGTGCTTGAGGCACGTCGAGGCCCGTCGCAATAGCTACAACAAGTTGCAGTTAAAGAGGAAGCAGCAAGCCTCGGAGGCTGCAGGAGATCTGAAGGACAAGCATACAGCAGCTGGTCCACCTAATCATCTTTCATCTCAgatagtactccttccgtccggTTTTAAGTGTCGCAAATTTTatctagatacgcatgtaccTACACAATAA